The Rhodothermales bacterium genome contains the following window.
TCCTGCCAGTGACCGCCGAGGTCCATCGAGCGGTAGACGCCCCGAGCCGTCGCAGCCCACAGTGTCGGCTTGTGAGGCGTAGCCGGGTCGAATTCGATGTCGAACACCTGAACACGACCGTCGTCACCCAGGCCACGGCCTTCCAGTCTGGACCACGTCAGGCCAAAGTTGTCGGTGGCATAGACTCCGTTGCCGAACGTTCCGGCGAAGACGGTGCCGGGCGTCGTCGGGTGTGCAGCCAGTGACCACGTAACGTCCGAGGACGCGCCGGGCAGTTCGCCGGCCAGGTGCCAGGATTCTCCGGCATCCAGCGAGCGGAAGATGCGTCCCCGATCGGCCGAGGCGTAAAGCGTGCCGTTCGGGCCTTCCTCGATGGCATAGACAATCAGGTTGCCCGAGGACAATCCGGTCTCGTCTTCGAAGATCATACCCTTCCAGGTGCGGCCGCCATCGGTGGACCGGTAGATGCCTTCGTATCCCCAGGTGGCGATATAGACATCGTTGTTCTCGGTCGTGATTGCATCGTTCACGATCACCGGGTTCGGCAGACCCTCATTGGCTTCCACCCAGAGCTGGACCGAAGTCTGCCCCGGCGGGATGCCGCGATACACGCCCCGGTTGTAGGTACCTACCACAGGGTGCACGTTGCCGGCCGGATCCCTCCAGAAGGTGCCGGCCTGGATCTGGACCTTCGCCGGGAACTGCTGCGGTACCAGAGCCTCGAAGCTCGCCGTGTCCGAGTTGTTGGACTGGAAAGGATCGTTCACGGTAGAGTTGTGACGCACGGTAGCCGTGTTCTCAATCAGGCCGTAGTACGGGTATTCCACGGTGGCGCGGAAGCTGAGCATGGCCATTTCGCCGGGCCACAGCTCTCCGATATCCCACACGACCATGCCGTCTGATTCGTGCAGGGTGCCGTGACTGAGCACCTCAGTGCCGTCGCCAAAGGACAGTGACGGTGGGAGGTCGTCCTCCACAATCACTGAAGGCGCATTGCCGGGACCGCTATTGGTGACCTGGATTTCAATCAGGACGGCATCGCCCACAGTAGCTCCGGCCGTGTCCTTGAAGTGCTTGAAGATGGCGAGGTCGGCCTGGTCGCCGGCCGGACCGGCATCAAAGTGCGTGAGGCCGAGGTTCTCCTCGAACGGCCGCAGGATGTGCGGCAGCGAGCGGTAACCGAATGCACCCACAGCCGGGACCTCGAGCAGGTCCGTTACGGCCTGTCCGGTGCCGTCGTCAATCACGTGCTTCTCGTCTCCGGTGTGGCCGTTGGGCACGAAGATCTGCGGATGATCGAAGGGCGCCTTGTGCAGGCGCACCCGCTCGTCGGTCAGCGTAAGCATGAAGGCTACGAGCGCCTCCTTCTCGTGCTCGGACAGATACAGGTCCTGAATGGAGGGGTGGAGGAAGTCCTTGTTCTCCTCGGCGAAGTCGCCGCCGCGGTCAAAGAAGTCCACTACCTGACGCAGCGTCGCCAGACCACCGTTGTGCATGTAGGGGGCCGTCAGGGCCACATTCCGCAGACCGGGGGTCTTGAAAGCTCCCTCGATGGCCGGTTTTGGCCGCGTTCCGGACTGCACGTCCCACGTAGTCGGATCCTGGAAGTGCGGATCGAGGCGATTGTTTTCCAGGTGCTGCTCGGTGAATGTCAGGTCGTTGCCGAAGTCATCGGTCCGGCCCTGTCCAAGGTCGTCGTCGAACTTCCGCACGCCGATGTTGAAACTGCCGCGATCAAACAGGGCTACCTTTCCGTCCTTGCGACGGAATGTGTTCGTCAAGGCGTTCTGCTCGGAGAACTCGTGCAGGTCTACCCCGGCGTTGGTCAGGTCCGGCCCGGCGTGGCAGTCGATACAACGGCCCTTGTTCATGAAGAGCTCGAGTCCGGCCTTCTCCTTCTCGGTCAGCGCGTAGTGCTGGCCGCGGAGATAGTCATCAAACCTGCTCTCGTCGGAGACCTGGGTCGACACGTACATCATGATCGACAGCCCGGCGAAGAACGAGAAGTTGTCCTCGATCTGGGTGAACTCCTGGGTTTCGTTCTTGCCGTCTATGCGCCATGCAACCGGCTTGTCGCTCCAGAATTTGCTGCGGAAAGCCCGCTTGACCATGTCGGCGTAGGTGCCCTTGAGTCCCTTTCCGTAGTGGTCCCGAATGTTTTTGAGGTGCGAGTCCCCCGGGTCCACTTCCTGACCTGCCAGGGGCTTGGCCGGCAAGAGGCGCTTGCCGATGAAGGGCCAGGTGCGACCCACCGAGCCGACTTCCAGGAAGTCCACCGGCGGTCCTGTGGCCACAGAAGCCATGGCCGCATCGTCAATCAGAATCCGCTCTTCAGCGACGGTGTGCCCGTTGTGCACCCAGACCCGGGCATCCGGATCGCGCGGACCGAACGGGTTGCGCCCGTTGAACTGGTTGTTGGCACGCGAATCCCAAAGCAGCCTGAACTTGAAGATGGCATTGATGTGCGATGGGGTGTTCCGCGGCTCAACCGCGCGAGTGTTGACCCCCTTGACGTTGAACGTGGGGTCAGGAACCACCTGCACACTGTCCGCGCTTGCCCCTGGCTCTACACCGAGGAACATCGAGTGGAACACGCCCTGGCTCGAGATCGCCTCATTGTTGTCCTTTCCGAGCGGGAAGTTGTACGCCTGAAGCGTGTAGTTGGGACCTCCGAACGAGAACGTGCGGTCCGGGTGGTCTTTGCCCGCCGGACTCATCTGGTTCTTGATGCGGTTGTCCACACCCGCGTTGAAGTGACAGGACGCGCAGGTCTGCACTCCATCGGCACCCAGCTGCATGTCCCAGAACAGGGACTTGCCGAGTTGAACCGCGGCATCGCGATCCTTGATGAAGTCGTCCAGGTTCTCTGGCAGCGGGACCTCTACGCCTTTGAGGGTCTCCAACTGGCCGGAACGGACGCTGAGCTTCCAGCCCACGGTGACCACAACCAGGGTCAGCGCTAGCAGATTGAAATAGCGTGCTCGAAGGGGGCTCTTCATGCCAACTGTGCTCGGATTCAGGTATTCCGAGTCGGCGGACGCAAAGAGGAGGCCCATTCAGGGCGCACGATGCAAACGGCCCGAAATCGCCGGTTTCGCCATCCACTCGTCCCGATACGAGATGGATTTGCGAGGCCGCGTATCCATTTCGAGACTGACGGCGAGATTCCGGCGCGGGAGCGCATCGCCCGTATTTTGCGCCGCGCACACCCCAGCACCGATGCCCGAAGCCCAGCTCCCGGAGGTCCGAGAAAGACCCCCGTTTTCCGCCGAAACGGCCAAGCATGTAGCCCGGGAATTCTGGGGACTCGACGGGCGCGTCAGCCCACTGCCGGGGGATCGGGATCGCAACTTCCGGCTCTCGACCCCAGAGGGAGACTACGTGGTCAAGGTGGTCTTCCGGGGCGACCCACCCGGCCTTGCAAAGCTGCAGCAGGATGCGCTGGAGCGCGCCTCCGCCCTGGACCTGGCGGTGCCGCGAACGGTGCGATCACGCGCAGGCAAGCGCATCGAGAAGGTGGAAGGACCTGACGGCAACGCGTACCAGGTGCTGGTGAACACGTGGGTGCCGGGAATCCCGTTTGCAGAGTTCAGGCCGAAGACTACGGACTTGCTGGAGCGGATCGGGCGCGGGCTGGGCCAGCTCGACACCGTGCTGGCAGGACTGAGCCACGACGAGCTCGACCGCGCATTCGAGTGGGATGTCGCGCATGTGGCCTCCATCGTAGAGTCGCGTCTGTCCTTCATTGCCGACGAGTACGACCGGGCCCTGGTCTCTCGGCACCTGGACGCCATCACCGCCCGGTCGGTTCTCCTCGATTCACTTCCACGACAGCCCATCTACAATGACGCGAACGAGCACAACGTGCTGGTTGCGCCTGGCGACGATGCGCTTGAAGAGGGTCCTCCGGGCCTGGGGCTCATCGATTTCGGGGACATGGTGCGGACCTGGCGAGCCGCGGAGTTGGGCGTCGCTTCCGCCTATCTGACCATGGACTTTGCGGACCCCATTGCCGGCATGGCCGCTCTCGCGGCAGGATACCATCGCGCTTATCCGCTCCAGGAGCGCGAGTTGGAGGCCGTTCCCTACCTCACGGCAGCACGCCTCTGCATCAGTGTGTGTCACAGTGCGGAGCGGTCACGGTCGGAGCCTGACGATCCGTATCAGACCATCTCCCAGTCCGGCGCATGGAGTCTGCTTCGACACCTCGGAAACGGGCATCCGCGACTGATGACCTACCGGATACGTGCTGCCTGCGGGCTGGAGCCGTGCCCGGCCTCACCTGTGATACGCGCCTGGATCGAGAGCAATCCGGCGGCCCCTGTGATAGAAACCCCGCTCGACGGCCCGGTCTTCGATCTCAGCGTCGGCACCGAC
Protein-coding sequences here:
- a CDS encoding DUF11 domain-containing protein, encoding MGLLFASADSEYLNPSTVGMKSPLRARYFNLLALTLVVVTVGWKLSVRSGQLETLKGVEVPLPENLDDFIKDRDAAVQLGKSLFWDMQLGADGVQTCASCHFNAGVDNRIKNQMSPAGKDHPDRTFSFGGPNYTLQAYNFPLGKDNNEAISSQGVFHSMFLGVEPGASADSVQVVPDPTFNVKGVNTRAVEPRNTPSHINAIFKFRLLWDSRANNQFNGRNPFGPRDPDARVWVHNGHTVAEERILIDDAAMASVATGPPVDFLEVGSVGRTWPFIGKRLLPAKPLAGQEVDPGDSHLKNIRDHYGKGLKGTYADMVKRAFRSKFWSDKPVAWRIDGKNETQEFTQIEDNFSFFAGLSIMMYVSTQVSDESRFDDYLRGQHYALTEKEKAGLELFMNKGRCIDCHAGPDLTNAGVDLHEFSEQNALTNTFRRKDGKVALFDRGSFNIGVRKFDDDLGQGRTDDFGNDLTFTEQHLENNRLDPHFQDPTTWDVQSGTRPKPAIEGAFKTPGLRNVALTAPYMHNGGLATLRQVVDFFDRGGDFAEENKDFLHPSIQDLYLSEHEKEALVAFMLTLTDERVRLHKAPFDHPQIFVPNGHTGDEKHVIDDGTGQAVTDLLEVPAVGAFGYRSLPHILRPFEENLGLTHFDAGPAGDQADLAIFKHFKDTAGATVGDAVLIEIQVTNSGPGNAPSVIVEDDLPPSLSFGDGTEVLSHGTLHESDGMVVWDIGELWPGEMAMLSFRATVEYPYYGLIENTATVRHNSTVNDPFQSNNSDTASFEALVPQQFPAKVQIQAGTFWRDPAGNVHPVVGTYNRGVYRGIPPGQTSVQLWVEANEGLPNPVIVNDAITTENNDVYIATWGYEGIYRSTDGGRTWKGMIFEDETGLSSGNLIVYAIEEGPNGTLYASADRGRIFRSLDAGESWHLAGELPGASSDVTWSLAAHPTTPGTVFAGTFGNGVYATDNFGLTWSRLEGRGLGDDGRVQVFDIEFDPATPHKPTLWAATARGVYRSMDLGGHWQELNGGLFPFREARSLAFHPDEEGPLFVAVWGGGIYKLTNRKHNTVWEFVDLDGANVTTVFYEPYHGTLAAGTDVAGLTTMSVGAFSTDVDDAPTSELPVTMVLAQNYPNPFNPTTAITFDLPEASPVRLSVFDLLGREVRVLADGPMAAGRHEVRFEAGDLPSGTYLYRLETSVGSVSRAMSLLK